The proteins below come from a single Corylus avellana chromosome ca3, CavTom2PMs-1.0 genomic window:
- the LOC132175915 gene encoding uncharacterized protein LOC132175915, protein MEAGEDSARFSSLTAMTLRNMSSSSSAFFSANQSPFFSPRSPTSHLSESKRSDIPCDSIHLSVVPPSCISGNPEPEYMENARSTLSDLSTTQAACNSGDFQKFDHVCTSTSISNSTPSSYWHDHGNGYSWDGEKQRKHTSSYQTSFTPSSVSLSYNRMRSCDVFIGLHGRKPSLLRFANWLRAELEIQGMSCFVSDRARCRNSRKHGIVEKAMNVSSFGVVILTRKSFKNPYTIEELRFFSGKKNLVPIFFDLSPDDCLVRDIIEKRGELWEKLGGELWVLYGGLEKEWKEAVHSLSRIDEWKLEAQDGNWRDCILRTVTLLATRLGRRSVVERLTKWREKVEKDEFPFPRNENFIGRKKELSELEFILFGDVSGDSERDYFELKARPRRKNLTIGWSKSSLLEDRRRERQFESGSRKGKEPVVWKESEKEIEMEGSGFSQKQRQQKSKGGGRYARRKKSMKILYGKGIACVSGDSGIGKTELLLEFAYRYQQRYKMVLWVGGESRYIRQNYLNLWSFLEVDVGVETCSEKSRIKGFEEQEEAAISRVRKELMRSIPFLVVIDNLESEKDWWDHKLVMDLLPRFGGETHIIISTRLPRVMNLEPMKLSYLSGIEAMALMQGSVKDYPIAEIDALRVIEEKVGRLTLGLAVTGAILSELPITPSRLLDTVNRMPMKDLSWSSRETQSLRRNAFLMQLFEVCFSIFDHADGPRSLATRMVQASGWFAPAAIPVFLLAVAAHKIPEKHRGKRLWKNLLHSLTCGLTSSHTKRSGAEASSMLLRFNIARSSTKQGYIHFNELIKLYARIRGENGAAQAMVQAVISRGSISQHSDHIWAACFLLFGFGHDPVVVELKVSELLYLVKEVVLPLSIRAFITFSRCSAALELLRLCTNALEAADQAFVTPVEKWLDKSLCWRPIQTSAQLNPCLWQELALCRATILETRAKLMVRGGQFDIGDDLIRKAVFIRTSICGEDHPDTISARETLSKLTRLLANVQIHTSP, encoded by the coding sequence ATGGAAGCCGGGGAAGATAGCGCCAGGTTCAGCTCCTTAACAGCCATGACTTTACGGAATATGTCATCATCATCGTCAGCATTCTTTTCAGCGAATCAGTCGCCCTTCTTCTCTCCAAGATCACCAACAAGTCATTTATCCGAATCAAAACGGTCTGACATTCCATGTGACAGCATTCACTTAAGTGTTGTTCCTCCTAGTTGCATTTCAGGAAATCCGGAACCtgaatatatggaaaatgcCAGAAGTACATTGTCAGACTTGTCAACAACCCAGGCTGCCTGCAATTCTGGTGATTTCCAGAAGTTTGACCATGTATGTACCTCAACCAGCATCTCCAACAGCACCCCATCTAGTTACTGGCATGACCATGGCAACGGTTATTCTTGGGACGGAGAGAAGCAGAGAAAGCATACAAGCAGCTACCAAACATCATTTACTCCCAGTTCAGTTTCACTTTCCTATAATAGAATGAGGAGCTGTGATGTGTTCATAGGTTTGCATGGACGTAAACCTTCTTTGCTTAGGTTTGCTAATTGGCTCCGTGCAGAGCTGGAGATCCAAGGGATGAGTTGCTTTGTATCTGATAGAGCTCGATGTAGGAACTCCCGCAAACATGGAATTGTTGAGAAGGCCATGAATGTTTCTTCTTTTGGGGTTGTAATTCTGACGAGGAAGTCTTTCAAGAACCCATATACTATTGAGGAGCTGCGGTTTTTCTCAGGAAAGAAGAATTTGGTGCCGATATTCTTTGACTTGAGTCCAGACGATTGCCTTGTCCGGGACATAATTGAGAAGAGGGGAGAGCTGTGGGAAAAACTAGGCGGAGAGCTATGGGTCTTGTATGGAGGGTTGGAGAAGGAGTGGAAAGAGGCTGTCCATAGCCTCTCTCGTATTGATGAATGGAAACTAGAAGCTCAGGATGGTAACTGGAGAGATTGCATATTAAGGACTGTCACACTACTAGCGACGAGGTTAGGGAGGAGAAGTGTCGTAGAGCGATTGACTAAGTGGAGAGAAAAGGTAGAGAAAGATGAGTTCCCTTTCCCTCGAAATGAGAATTTCATTGGTCGCAAGAAAGAACTTTCTGAGCTGGAATTTATACTTTTTGGTGATGTTTCAGGTGATTCAGAAAGAGATTATTTTGAACTTAAAGCTAGACCCAGGCGAAAGAATTTGACAATTGGGTGGAGTAAGAGCAGTTTATTGGAGGACAGGCGGAGGGAACGGCAATTTGAGAGTGGCAGCCGAAAGGGAAAGGAACCAGTTGTGTGGAAGGAGTCAGAAAAAGAGATTGAGATGGAAGGTAGTGGTTTTTCTCAGAAGCAACGTCAACAAAAGTCTAAAGGTGGTGGAAGGTATGCAAggagaaaaaaatcaatgaagatTTTGTATGGGAAGGGGATTGCTTGTGTGTCAGGGGACTCGGGAATTGGCAAGACAGAGCTTCTTCTGGAATTTGCTTACAGATATCAACAGAGGTACAAGATGGTTTTATGGGTTGGTGGGGAAAGCAGGTATATCAGACAGAACTATCTGAATCTCTGGTCATTTTTGGAAGTTGATGTGGGGGTTGAAACTTGCTCAGAGAAAAGCAGAATAAAGGGCTTTGAAGAACAGGAAGAGGCAGCCATTTCTAGAGTTCGCAAAGAGCTCATGAGAAGCATACCATTTCTAGTGGTGATTGATAACTTAGAGAGTGAAAAGGATTGGTGGGATCACAAACTTGTAATGGATCTTCTTCCACGTTTTGGCGGAGAGACCCACATCATAATATCCACACGCCTTCCTCGTGTAATGAACTTGGAACCTATGAAACTCTCATACTTATCTGGCATTGAGGCAATGGCATTAATGCAGGGAAGTGTCAAAGACTACCCAATTGCAGAAATTGATGCCCTAAGAGTTATTGAGGAGAAAGTTGGAAGGTTAACCTTGGGGCTTGCTGTTACTGGTGCAATTCTGTCTGAGCTACCTATAACTCCAAGTAGGCTGTTGGACACTGTTAACAGAATGCCCATGAAGGACTTGTCGTGGAGCAGTCGGGAAACACAGTCATTGAGGAGAAATGCCTTCCTTATGCAACTCTTTGAGGTATGTTTCTCAATATTTGATCATGCTGATGGGCCTAGGAGCTTGGCAACCAGAATGGTCCAGGCAAGTGGTTGGTTTGCACCAGCTGCAATTCCAGTTTTCTTATTAGCCGTAGCTGCTCACAAGATACCCGAAAAGCATCGGGGAAAACGATTATGGAAAAATTTATTGCATTCCTTAACTTGTGGTTTAACTTCATCACACACCAAAAGATCAGGAGCAGAAGCTTCTTCCATGTTGTTGAGGTTCAATATTGCAAGAAGTAGTACAAAGCAAGGCTATATCCATTTCAATGAGCTGATCAAGCTTTATGCTCGCATAAGAGGAGAGAATGGAGCTGCACAAGCAATGGTTCAAGCTGTAATCAGTCGTGGGTCTATATCTCAGCACTCCGACCATATCTGGGCAGCATGTTTCTTGCTGTTTGGATTTGGTCATGACCCTGTAGTTGTTGAGCTCAAGGTGTCAGAGTTGCTATACCTTGTCAAAGAAGTGGTTTTGCCTCTTTCTATCCGTGCATTCATCACATTCTCTCGGTGCAGTGCTGCTCTAGAACTTCTGCGGCTATGTACCAATGCTTTGGAAGCAGCGGACCAAGCATTTGTTACCCCAGTTGAGAAATGGTTGGACAAATCACTTTGTTGGAGGCCCATCCAGACTAGTGCCCAGTTGAATCCTTGCCTTTGGCAGGAATTGGCTCTATGCAGAGCCACTATTCTAGAAACTAGGGCCAAGCTAATGGTAAGAGGGGGACAATTTGATATAGGAGATGATCTAATTAGGAAGGCTGTTTTTATTAGAACTTCAATTTGTGGTGAAGACCATCCAGATACAATATCTGCTCGTGAAACTCTGAGCAAACTGACCAGGCTCCTTGCAAATGTTCAAATTCATACTTCACCATAG